In Moorella sp. Hama-1, a single genomic region encodes these proteins:
- a CDS encoding nucleotidyltransferase domain-containing protein, whose amino-acid sequence MAVEDKSSPTSYRFIRHHPGDKEQRLLERCRDLIREVVPGATVILYGSRARGDAEPDSDYDVLILTKGPVNWYLEDAIREKLYPLELETGAALSIAVFSEQEWNSPLYQAMPFNQNVRREGIVL is encoded by the coding sequence GTGGCCGTTGAGGACAAGAGCAGCCCGACAAGCTACCGATTTATTCGTCACCACCCGGGAGATAAAGAACAACGCTTATTAGAACGCTGCCGCGATCTTATTCGCGAAGTTGTTCCCGGTGCGACAGTAATACTCTATGGCTCCAGGGCTCGTGGTGATGCCGAACCAGATTCGGACTATGATGTACTAATCCTTACGAAAGGACCTGTTAATTGGTACCTGGAAGATGCGATCCGCGAGAAACTTTACCCGCTGGAGTTAGAGACAGGAGCAGCTTTATCTATAGCGGTTTTTAGCGAACAGGAGTGGAATTCCCCTCTATACCAGGCCATGCCTTTCAACCAGAATGTAAGACGTGAGGGGATAGTTCTATGA
- a CDS encoding GGDEF domain-containing protein: MVDVNGFKSINDTFGHRTGDRFLQQTAALLQKQIRKNDLAIRYGGDEFLLLLPGCDYKQTVEVVQRLRAETAAWNKKQDAGNPELALAIGLAAGPVTELDELIRTADRAMYRDKPFFHGYAPGSNNLTIPDTLYHFLLSGLPMTRLYTSMEIFPGVTGGPRPRESHPDGKTALDGRRTRTFGKLRGFPSCVDRQGKGLLGPASRDLLDAAYRFVRYRLTGSPIR, from the coding sequence ATGGTTGATGTCAACGGCTTCAAAAGCATCAACGATACTTTCGGCCATCGCACGGGAGACAGGTTCCTGCAACAGACGGCCGCCCTGCTCCAAAAACAGATCCGCAAAAACGACCTGGCCATACGCTACGGGGGTGATGAGTTTTTATTACTACTCCCCGGCTGTGATTATAAACAAACCGTGGAAGTGGTCCAGCGTCTCCGCGCCGAAACGGCAGCCTGGAATAAAAAACAGGACGCCGGCAACCCGGAACTAGCCCTGGCCATAGGCCTGGCCGCCGGTCCAGTGACGGAACTGGATGAACTTATCCGTACAGCTGACCGGGCCATGTACCGCGATAAGCCATTTTTTCACGGCTATGCTCCTGGTTCAAATAACTTAACAATTCCTGATACGCTGTACCATTTCTTGTTAAGCGGCCTCCCCATGACCAGGCTTTACACCTCCATGGAAATATTTCCTGGGGTGACAGGGGGGCCTCGGCCCCGGGAGTCCCACCCGGACGGGAAAACGGCGCTTGACGGGCGCAGGACGCGGACTTTCGGGAAACTACGAGGGTTTCCGTCCTGCGTTGACCGTCAAGGGAAAGGGCTTTTAGGCCCTGCCTCCCGCGATCTGTTGGATGCGGCCTACCGGTTTGTCCGATACCGGCTAACGGGGTCACCTATTCGCTAA
- a CDS encoding IS607 family transposase, protein MELLTISKAAKKLGVHPNSLRNWEKQGLIKPVRLPGGQRRYSMDELNRLLSSGQLFREPEAVVLYARVSTKKQADAGNLDRQMDRLRQYAQEHNFTIKAELADVASGLNQKRRGLANVLKLAEQGEYKKLIIAYPDRLARFGYSYIERHLKYCGVEIIAVAEKEPEDAQSELVRDLLSIVTSFSARLYGARGGKKVRQGFRELMAGVERDGEAEKETD, encoded by the coding sequence ATGGAACTGTTAACCATCAGCAAAGCAGCAAAAAAATTGGGCGTTCACCCGAACAGCCTGCGTAATTGGGAGAAGCAGGGTTTGATCAAACCCGTTCGTTTGCCTGGCGGACAACGCCGGTACTCCATGGACGAATTGAACCGGCTGTTGTCTTCCGGTCAGTTATTCCGTGAACCGGAAGCGGTTGTGCTTTACGCCCGGGTATCCACAAAAAAGCAGGCCGACGCCGGCAACCTGGACCGGCAGATGGACCGGCTGCGCCAATATGCCCAGGAACACAACTTTACCATCAAAGCGGAATTAGCAGATGTAGCCAGCGGCTTGAACCAGAAACGCCGGGGTTTAGCGAATGTCCTCAAATTGGCCGAACAAGGGGAGTACAAAAAACTCATCATCGCATATCCTGATCGGCTGGCCCGTTTTGGTTACTCGTATATTGAGCGGCACCTAAAATACTGCGGCGTAGAAATAATCGCCGTCGCGGAAAAGGAACCGGAGGACGCCCAATCGGAACTGGTGCGGGACCTGCTGTCCATCGTCACCTCTTTTTCAGCCCGGCTGTATGGAGCCAGGGGCGGCAAGAAAGTCAGGCAGGGTTTTCGGGAACTGATGGCGGGGGTGGAGAGGGATGGGGAAGCAGAAAAAGAGACCGATTAA
- a CDS encoding DUF4004 family protein translates to MAIFERDLQVTGLIPERWFIRKSTYTGQETFFPKEKILARIEKIRHLKEDISLDELAELFSPHPVRATFTSVELLQRNIVTEMTLDFFVQQQGETPLWTFAQVLYMHVLDQLFAAGEISREEGAMVLQLLIEHYPAFSEQPCDLIFLRKMGIATCCLAPSAIPIAFEKSARLIFRLNLAQCVETLKAKLI, encoded by the coding sequence GTGGCAATCTTTGAACGGGATTTGCAAGTAACAGGATTGATTCCGGAAAGATGGTTTATCCGGAAATCAACTTATACCGGCCAGGAGACTTTTTTCCCCAAAGAGAAGATCCTGGCGCGGATCGAAAAAATCAGGCATTTGAAAGAAGACATCTCCCTGGATGAACTGGCGGAGTTATTTTCCCCCCACCCGGTTCGGGCTACCTTTACCTCGGTAGAGTTATTGCAACGGAACATTGTTACAGAAATGACCCTGGATTTTTTTGTCCAGCAACAAGGCGAAACGCCCCTCTGGACCTTCGCCCAGGTGCTTTACATGCATGTTCTTGACCAACTTTTTGCTGCGGGTGAGATCAGCCGCGAGGAGGGGGCGATGGTATTACAGTTATTGATCGAGCATTACCCGGCATTCTCTGAGCAACCCTGTGACCTCATATTTTTACGTAAAATGGGGATCGCCACCTGCTGCCTGGCGCCCAGCGCGATCCCTATCGCTTTTGAAAAAAGCGCCCGCCTTATTTTCCGGCTTAACCTTGCTCAATGTGTGGAAACCTTGAAAGCAAAGCTCATATAG
- a CDS encoding transposase: MGKQKKRPINPVEGIKYTVCGEFFPAIYPARRNEKWAKGVEDPLTTEMRLFCACTRWAFNRLLEGDSREELKKQGQEVFGLNSRFCDDAILKAREIIGSQRELLVMEIKETETKLARAKKKLGWAEKDLAKAIKAGDTVKSEKAKRTVHGRKMRVKKLAEKLVGLQDHQNNGTIPKVVFGGCSLWKRVCQGRATREEWRNARQNRLYARGDETKGGNPNMKLSYQNGGFTLAVTISHLSEQIGTDSKGRPIMTKAPRVEGKLWLPEKHRLKMWELLLSGAPYTVELIRDNDGRYRAHITFTIAAPATVTNPNRGYLGMDTNPDGVALANVGYTGQPEPWPEGFSVPYPKTLHKFAGEFQVTIHPNGFLYIKVPELAYSRGYRRTYLIGVLAQVVVSITRALGKPLAVEKLDFGKDRLDTNKRFNRMAANFPFKKMIVAVMRKAFKEGVEVRPVWPAHTSTIGYWKYRQRYGITIHHAAALVIARRAIGFKERITKELKQRVQAVREKLIPKANSLPGEGKGMTRKVKRLVTQLDGKIPVHNGLTRFKQESFYSAWHDLKQLALANR, encoded by the coding sequence ATGGGGAAGCAGAAAAAGAGACCGATTAACCCGGTTGAAGGCATCAAATACACCGTCTGCGGCGAATTTTTCCCGGCAATCTATCCGGCCCGGCGCAACGAGAAGTGGGCGAAGGGTGTGGAAGACCCCCTGACCACCGAGATGCGTCTTTTCTGCGCCTGTACCCGCTGGGCTTTCAACCGGCTGCTGGAAGGCGATTCGCGGGAAGAACTTAAAAAACAGGGACAGGAAGTGTTCGGCTTAAACTCCCGTTTTTGCGACGACGCCATACTAAAGGCAAGAGAAATCATCGGTTCCCAAAGAGAACTGCTGGTCATGGAAATCAAGGAAACAGAAACTAAACTGGCTCGTGCCAAAAAGAAGCTCGGTTGGGCCGAAAAAGACCTGGCTAAGGCGATTAAAGCCGGCGACACCGTTAAAAGTGAAAAAGCCAAACGTACCGTCCATGGTCGTAAAATGCGGGTCAAAAAACTGGCCGAAAAACTGGTGGGATTGCAAGACCACCAGAACAACGGCACCATACCCAAAGTAGTCTTCGGCGGCTGTTCCCTGTGGAAGCGGGTCTGCCAAGGCAGAGCCACCCGGGAAGAGTGGCGGAACGCTAGACAAAACCGGCTCTACGCCCGGGGAGACGAAACCAAAGGCGGCAACCCGAATATGAAGCTAAGTTACCAGAATGGCGGCTTCACCCTGGCGGTAACCATCTCCCACTTGTCGGAACAGATAGGTACCGATAGCAAAGGGCGACCAATTATGACCAAAGCGCCCCGGGTAGAAGGTAAATTGTGGCTGCCGGAAAAGCACCGGCTAAAAATGTGGGAACTGTTACTTTCCGGTGCACCCTACACCGTGGAGCTAATCAGAGACAATGACGGTCGTTACCGGGCCCACATTACCTTTACCATTGCCGCACCCGCAACAGTGACCAATCCCAACCGGGGCTACCTGGGAATGGACACCAACCCGGACGGCGTAGCGTTAGCCAACGTAGGTTACACTGGCCAGCCGGAACCCTGGCCGGAAGGCTTCAGTGTACCCTATCCGAAAACACTGCATAAATTCGCCGGGGAATTCCAGGTAACCATACACCCGAACGGTTTTCTCTACATCAAGGTACCCGAGCTGGCTTACAGCCGGGGATACCGGCGCACCTACCTGATCGGCGTGCTGGCCCAGGTAGTGGTAAGCATAACCAGAGCCCTGGGCAAACCCCTGGCGGTGGAAAAACTGGACTTCGGTAAAGACCGATTGGACACGAACAAAAGATTCAACCGCATGGCAGCAAATTTCCCGTTTAAAAAGATGATTGTAGCCGTCATGCGCAAAGCTTTCAAAGAAGGCGTGGAAGTAAGACCGGTTTGGCCGGCACACACTTCCACCATCGGTTACTGGAAGTACAGGCAGCGGTACGGGATAACTATCCACCATGCCGCAGCCTTAGTCATCGCCCGCCGGGCGATAGGTTTTAAAGAGCGCATCACCAAAGAATTGAAACAAAGGGTCCAAGCCGTAAGAGAAAAGCTGATCCCAAAGGCAAATTCCTTGCCTGGGGAAGGAAAAGGGATGACCCGAAAGGTAAAGCGGCTTGTCACACAGCTGGACGGCAAGATTCCCGTTCACAACGGGCTGACCCGTTTCAAACAGGAATCGTTTTATTCCGCCTGGCACGACTTGAAGCAGCTCGCTTTAGCGAATAGGTGA
- a CDS encoding IS1634 family transposase: MPVAIDNMRFFRAGPAALIARLCDVLKITEIIDAVVEWDPVQCHLSPGTRVKALIINLLVDREALYHVERFFENQDLEVLFGTEQQIRAEDFNDDALGRALDKLFASGQLKKLFSSIALTAAATHNVPIEGIHVDTTSISVQGAYEGEGDLDITFGFSKDHRPDLKQFLIGLTVNKDGLPILGQSLDGNTSDKSWYPQVIEELVQNFSPAKLKEIIFVADCALVTKDNLALLVQEEENKPALQFISLLPENFGLNKEIKAEAFHTGAWQEIGNLSQKEDAARYKSQSFVREIDGKDFRLIVVHSTTLDKRKEKSLLKKWAKQKETLAKAARELSRRPFACDADARKAIELFCQEYRHQPFIFKGTVTEEIESSYAKRGRPKKEEQPQNTVVYHAYIQVDEDPEAMAQEKDLASTFVLITNLMDTAAYPDGEVLKEYKEQNAVERQFRFLKQPVLLGPIFLKNKDRVEAMSFVFQLALLVAAYLEYRVRKNLEQQEAPLILPGKRKSTNPTARALLEMFDYLLVVKQGPDRALINYHGTEVIRALELAGFGKEIYLFPPSGGG, encoded by the coding sequence ATGCCCGTAGCCATCGATAATATGCGCTTCTTCCGGGCCGGTCCCGCAGCCCTGATCGCCAGGCTATGTGACGTCCTAAAGATAACAGAAATCATTGATGCCGTAGTCGAATGGGACCCGGTCCAGTGCCATCTTTCCCCGGGCACTCGGGTTAAGGCGCTGATCATTAATCTCCTAGTAGACCGGGAGGCCCTTTATCATGTCGAGCGCTTTTTTGAGAACCAGGACCTGGAGGTCTTGTTTGGAACTGAGCAACAGATCCGGGCTGAAGATTTTAACGACGACGCCTTGGGTCGGGCCCTGGATAAACTCTTCGCCAGCGGCCAGTTAAAGAAGTTGTTCTCCAGCATTGCCTTAACTGCCGCCGCAACTCACAACGTGCCTATCGAAGGCATCCACGTCGATACTACCTCCATTTCCGTGCAGGGAGCCTATGAGGGTGAAGGAGATTTAGATATCACCTTCGGTTTTAGCAAAGATCATCGCCCCGACCTCAAGCAGTTTCTCATCGGTTTAACCGTAAACAAGGACGGGTTACCCATTTTAGGTCAGAGCCTGGACGGCAATACGAGTGATAAGTCCTGGTATCCTCAGGTTATTGAGGAATTGGTGCAAAACTTCAGCCCGGCAAAGCTTAAAGAGATCATCTTTGTGGCGGACTGCGCCCTGGTAACCAAGGATAACCTGGCGCTGCTGGTCCAGGAGGAAGAAAACAAACCAGCCCTCCAATTCATCTCCCTGTTACCGGAGAACTTTGGCCTTAACAAGGAGATCAAAGCCGAGGCCTTTCACACCGGCGCCTGGCAGGAGATCGGGAATTTAAGCCAGAAGGAAGACGCCGCCAGGTATAAAAGCCAGAGCTTTGTCCGGGAAATAGACGGCAAGGACTTCCGGTTAATCGTAGTTCACTCCACGACCTTGGATAAACGCAAAGAGAAGAGCCTCTTAAAAAAGTGGGCCAAGCAAAAGGAAACTTTAGCAAAGGCCGCCCGGGAACTCTCCCGGCGTCCCTTCGCCTGTGATGCCGATGCCAGGAAAGCCATAGAGCTCTTCTGCCAGGAATACCGCCACCAACCTTTCATCTTCAAGGGTACAGTTACTGAAGAGATAGAGAGCAGCTATGCCAAACGGGGGCGGCCCAAGAAAGAAGAGCAGCCCCAGAACACAGTTGTTTACCATGCCTACATCCAGGTAGATGAAGATCCGGAAGCAATGGCCCAGGAGAAGGACCTGGCTTCCACCTTCGTCCTTATTACCAATCTCATGGATACCGCAGCCTACCCCGACGGGGAAGTGCTCAAGGAGTATAAGGAACAGAACGCTGTCGAGAGGCAGTTCCGTTTTCTTAAACAGCCGGTCCTCCTGGGGCCTATCTTTCTCAAAAACAAGGACCGGGTAGAAGCCATGTCCTTCGTCTTTCAGTTAGCCCTTCTGGTGGCAGCTTACCTGGAGTATCGGGTTAGAAAAAATCTGGAGCAACAAGAGGCTCCTTTAATCCTGCCGGGGAAGAGGAAAAGTACTAACCCTACGGCCCGGGCACTCCTGGAGATGTTTGATTATCTCCTGGTAGTTAAACAAGGTCCGGACAGGGCGTTAATCAATTACCACGGTACGGAGGTGATTAGAGCCCTTGAACTCGCGGGGTTCGGTAAGGAAATCTACCTTTTCCCACCTAGCGGTGGTGGGTAG
- a CDS encoding DUF2507 domain-containing protein, with the protein MAKITVASLNEPHRPRLGPEVPLSTFRLLRLVGMPEIFGESTGPALYMTGKTIGRQLALRTIDDFLRFVERQKIGVPEIEQLDGSNLIIRVWECMTCSGLPNIGQFVCHFESGLVAGALENIRQQHAKSTQTKGVSHGDPYCQFEVFFF; encoded by the coding sequence ATGGCCAAAATTACCGTAGCCAGTCTGAATGAACCCCACCGTCCCCGCCTGGGGCCGGAAGTACCCCTTTCCACCTTCCGGCTCCTGCGCCTGGTGGGTATGCCGGAAATCTTCGGGGAGAGTACCGGTCCGGCCCTTTACATGACCGGCAAGACCATCGGCCGGCAATTAGCCCTGCGGACGATTGATGATTTTCTCCGCTTTGTGGAAAGGCAGAAAATCGGCGTGCCGGAAATAGAGCAACTGGATGGCAGCAACCTTATAATTCGCGTCTGGGAGTGTATGACCTGCTCAGGGCTACCTAATATTGGCCAGTTCGTGTGCCATTTTGAGAGCGGCCTCGTCGCCGGGGCCCTGGAAAATATCCGGCAACAGCACGCCAAATCGACCCAGACGAAAGGGGTTTCCCATGGCGACCCGTACTGCCAGTTCGAAGTATTTTTCTTTTAA
- a CDS encoding Rpn family recombination-promoting nuclease/putative transposase, which yields MQPQSGNRYDITIKDLFADETQELINYFGHLEAKVVGDLKIEFPQVETRVSDLVMRAESQQGPVAIHLEFQSRNDDEMPYRMLRYALEIHRTYHLPVYQMVIYFGQWQMNMTSQLAYHLGDRNLLDYRYHLIDVGNITYEELKNSPHQRLLSLLPVADREKRQKGGKEFLRRCVEDIISSDLR from the coding sequence TTGCAGCCGCAAAGTGGTAACAGGTATGATATCACCATCAAGGACCTTTTCGCCGACGAAACCCAGGAACTCATTAACTACTTTGGCCACCTTGAGGCCAAAGTAGTCGGCGACTTGAAAATCGAATTTCCTCAAGTAGAAACCAGGGTTTCCGACCTGGTTATGAGGGCTGAAAGCCAGCAGGGTCCTGTGGCCATCCACCTGGAATTCCAGAGCCGTAATGATGATGAGATGCCCTACCGCATGTTGCGCTACGCCCTGGAAATCCATAGGACCTATCACTTACCGGTCTACCAAATGGTCATCTACTTTGGCCAGTGGCAAATGAACATGACCAGTCAACTCGCATATCATCTGGGAGACCGAAACTTGTTGGATTATCGTTACCACCTTATCGATGTGGGTAATATAACCTATGAAGAATTAAAAAACAGCCCCCACCAGCGGTTGCTTTCCTTACTACCTGTAGCGGACAGGGAAAAGCGCCAAAAAGGTGGTAAGGAATTCCTCCGGCGCTGCGTGGAGGATATTATCAGCAGCGACCTGCGGTAA
- a CDS encoding DUF3221 domain-containing protein, whose product MRRTASSSSADLKEGLKVEIKFVGPVNYSYPVQAKAGEVKVIDL is encoded by the coding sequence ATGAGGAGGACGGCTTCGTCCTCCTCCGCTGATCTAAAAGAAGGCCTGAAAGTGGAGATAAAATTTGTCGGACCTGTAAACTATTCTTATCCTGTCCAGGCTAAAGCAGGCGAAGTCAAGGTAATCGATCTGTAG
- a CDS encoding HD-GYP domain-containing protein, translating into MKRARLNRQQGPVAELTGTATTGQPAGGGELDFLEIAAVAAAKEKLLLLHIREMEELYNVLHNRVQELDKARRAHQEMFLAAMETLARTLEARDGYTRGHSERVAGYVVRLASRLGLETARVEKLRLAASLHDLGKIGIHDAILNKAASLTAAEFVLIKQHPVIGAKILQPLVPLKEQIPWIRHHHERYDGKGYPDGLRGEAIPLGARIIALADSFDAMTSDRPYRRALSFSLPLPWE; encoded by the coding sequence ATGAAAAGGGCCAGGCTCAACAGGCAACAAGGGCCGGTTGCTGAATTAACCGGGACGGCAACGACAGGGCAACCGGCGGGAGGGGGAGAATTGGATTTCCTGGAGATCGCTGCTGTTGCTGCTGCCAAAGAAAAGCTGCTGCTGCTCCATATCCGGGAAATGGAGGAACTCTACAATGTCCTGCATAATAGGGTTCAGGAACTGGATAAAGCCCGGCGTGCACATCAAGAAATGTTCCTGGCCGCCATGGAAACCCTGGCGCGTACCCTGGAGGCCAGGGACGGCTATACCAGAGGACACTCCGAGCGGGTAGCCGGCTACGTGGTACGCCTGGCTTCCCGCCTGGGCCTGGAAACAGCCAGGGTTGAAAAGTTACGCCTGGCTGCCTCCTTGCATGATCTGGGCAAAATCGGCATCCACGATGCCATCCTCAACAAGGCAGCCTCCCTTACCGCCGCAGAATTCGTCTTGATTAAACAGCACCCCGTTATCGGTGCCAAGATCTTGCAGCCCCTGGTACCCTTAAAGGAGCAGATACCATGGATCCGGCACCATCACGAGCGCTATGACGGCAAGGGTTATCCCGACGGCTTGCGAGGCGAAGCCATCCCCCTGGGAGCCAGGATCATCGCCCTGGCCGATAGCTTCGACGCCATGACCAGCGACCGTCCCTACCGCCGGGCCCTGTCTTTCTCGCTGCCTCTTCCCTGGGAGTAA
- a CDS encoding HEPN domain-containing protein, with protein sequence MKEEIKQLILYRMERAKEAIAEAELLFSEGHIRTSVNRLYYACFYAVSAILLAKGYSSAKHSGIRSLFHQKIVKAGLVNPSAGTLYNRLFDARQKADYADLVKFEADIVAPWFELTFRTL encoded by the coding sequence ATGAAAGAAGAAATTAAGCAATTAATCCTGTACAGGATGGAACGCGCTAAAGAAGCTATAGCCGAGGCAGAATTGCTTTTTTCAGAAGGACATATACGTACTTCCGTTAACCGGTTATATTATGCCTGTTTCTACGCCGTTTCGGCCATTCTCCTTGCCAAGGGTTACTCGTCAGCCAAACATTCAGGTATCCGTTCGCTTTTCCACCAGAAGATCGTTAAAGCTGGTTTGGTTAACCCTTCGGCCGGAACATTATATAACAGGCTGTTCGATGCCCGCCAGAAAGCGGATTATGCCGACCTGGTTAAATTTGAAGCCGATATTGTTGCTCCCTGGTTTGAGCTCACATTCCGCACCCTGTGA
- the typA gene encoding translational GTPase TypA: protein MEQQKLRNLAIIAHVDHGKTTLVDGMLKQSGIFHEKQVVQERILDRNDLERERGITIMAKNTAVFYRGYKLNIVDTPGHADFGGEVERIVQMVDGALLLVDAFEGPMPQTRFVLKKALAVGLKPIVVINKMDRPNARPGAVVDEVLDLFIDLGATEEQLDFPVVYTVARQGTASLDPDQPGEDLQPLFETIICHIPAPGGDPAATIQVGVNLIDYDTYVGRQAIGRVYNGTIHTKQEVAIVRADGSQTRGHVAALHVFDGLNKVPVEEAAAGEIVVVSGLEDINVANTITSPEDPRPLDFVRIDEPTVAMTFMVNKSPFAGREGEYVTSRKLRERLFREAESDVSLRVAETDSPDALTVSGRGELHLSILIETLRREGYEFEVSRPQAIIKEIKGVKCEPIEELVIEVPETYMGIVIERLGPRKSEMVNLENKGDGQVRLTFHIPTRGLFGFRSEFLTDTKGLGIMYHAFHHYAPYAGEIAARTRGSLVAFETGETTSYGLENAQERGELFVGPGVPVYRGMIVGEHSRPGDLMINVCKKKQLTNVRSSTADIAIKLVPPPEMSLEQCLEFIADDEFLEVTPKSLRMRKRDV from the coding sequence ATGGAGCAGCAAAAGCTACGCAACCTGGCGATTATTGCCCACGTCGACCACGGCAAGACGACCCTGGTCGACGGTATGCTGAAACAAAGCGGCATTTTCCACGAGAAGCAGGTGGTCCAGGAGCGTATCCTGGACCGTAACGATCTGGAGCGGGAACGCGGTATCACCATCATGGCCAAAAATACCGCCGTCTTTTACCGGGGTTATAAGTTGAACATCGTCGACACCCCCGGCCACGCCGATTTCGGCGGCGAGGTGGAGCGCATCGTCCAGATGGTAGACGGCGCCCTGCTGCTGGTGGATGCCTTCGAAGGCCCCATGCCCCAGACCCGCTTTGTCCTGAAAAAGGCCCTGGCGGTGGGCCTGAAACCCATCGTGGTCATCAATAAAATGGACCGGCCCAACGCCAGGCCCGGGGCGGTGGTGGACGAGGTTCTGGACCTCTTTATCGACCTGGGGGCCACCGAGGAACAGCTGGATTTCCCGGTGGTCTACACCGTTGCCCGCCAGGGGACGGCCAGCCTGGACCCGGACCAGCCCGGGGAGGATCTGCAACCCCTCTTTGAGACCATTATCTGCCATATCCCGGCCCCCGGCGGGGACCCGGCGGCCACCATCCAGGTGGGGGTCAACCTGATCGATTACGACACCTACGTCGGCCGCCAGGCCATCGGCCGGGTCTATAATGGTACTATCCACACCAAACAGGAGGTAGCCATCGTCAGGGCCGACGGCAGCCAGACCAGGGGGCACGTAGCCGCCCTCCACGTCTTTGACGGCCTCAACAAGGTACCGGTGGAGGAGGCCGCCGCCGGGGAAATCGTCGTCGTCAGCGGCCTGGAGGACATCAACGTCGCCAATACCATCACCTCGCCGGAGGACCCCCGGCCCCTGGACTTCGTCCGCATCGACGAGCCCACGGTGGCTATGACCTTCATGGTCAATAAGAGCCCCTTCGCCGGCCGGGAAGGGGAGTACGTCACCTCCCGCAAACTGCGGGAGCGTCTTTTCCGGGAGGCGGAGTCCGACGTCAGCCTGCGGGTGGCGGAAACGGATTCCCCCGATGCCTTGACTGTTTCCGGCCGGGGCGAACTGCACCTTTCGATTTTAATAGAAACCCTGCGTCGCGAGGGCTACGAGTTCGAGGTCTCCCGGCCCCAGGCGATTATTAAGGAAATCAAGGGCGTCAAATGCGAGCCCATCGAGGAACTGGTCATCGAGGTTCCCGAGACCTATATGGGGATCGTTATTGAGCGCCTGGGCCCCCGCAAGAGCGAGATGGTCAACCTGGAGAACAAGGGCGACGGCCAGGTGCGCCTGACCTTTCACATCCCCACCCGGGGGCTCTTTGGTTTCCGCTCCGAATTCCTTACCGACACCAAAGGGCTGGGCATTATGTACCACGCTTTTCACCACTATGCTCCCTATGCCGGGGAGATTGCCGCCCGGACCCGGGGTTCCCTGGTGGCCTTTGAGACCGGAGAAACGACTAGTTACGGCCTGGAAAATGCCCAGGAGCGGGGCGAGCTCTTTGTCGGTCCGGGGGTGCCCGTCTACCGGGGCATGATCGTCGGCGAGCACTCCCGGCCCGGCGACCTGATGATCAATGTCTGTAAGAAAAAGCAGCTGACCAACGTCCGCAGCTCTACCGCCGATATTGCCATCAAGCTGGTGCCGCCCCCGGAGATGAGCCTGGAGCAGTGCCTGGAGTTTATCGCTGACGATGAGTTCCTGGAAGTGACGCCAAAAAGTTTGCGCATGCGCAAGCGGGATGTCTAA
- a CDS encoding type II toxin-antitoxin system HicB family antitoxin produces the protein MKRKPLEYYLKADYPFTVRPDTNDGGYIIEFPDLHYCVGTGDTIAAAIADAMIVKEEWLKAAYEDGIAIPEPANAEEYSGRVSLRIPKSLHKSVAEVARKEGVSTNQLISHLISLGIGGIKRRP, from the coding sequence ATGAAAAGAAAGCCATTGGAGTATTACCTTAAGGCCGACTATCCTTTTACCGTTAGACCGGACACCAACGACGGGGGCTATATTATAGAGTTCCCAGACTTGCACTACTGTGTAGGTACAGGTGATACTATTGCCGCAGCGATTGCAGACGCTATGATCGTTAAGGAAGAATGGCTCAAGGCTGCATATGAAGACGGTATCGCAATCCCGGAACCGGCAAACGCGGAAGAATATAGCGGGCGCGTCTCCTTGAGGATCCCAAAATCTCTGCATAAAAGTGTAGCGGAGGTCGCAAGAAAAGAAGGAGTGAGCACTAACCAGTTAATCTCCCACCTGATAAGTCTTGGTATTGGGGGAATCAAGAGGCGACCTTAA
- a CDS encoding sensor histidine kinase: MKSDIIRELKARIRAHLRREMTFCDTGPGFAPADLPQIFARFYQGSREASRSGGHSGLGLYIAKTLVEKHGGTITAYNAPAGGACVKITLPAIPAQEGGNL, encoded by the coding sequence ATGAAATCGGACATAATCCGGGAGCTAAAGGCCAGGATCAGGGCGCACCTGCGCCGGGAGATGACCTTTTGCGATACCGGGCCCGGTTTTGCCCCGGCAGACCTGCCCCAGATCTTTGCCAGGTTTTACCAGGGCAGCCGCGAGGCTTCAAGGTCCGGGGGCCATTCCGGCCTGGGGCTGTATATTGCGAAAACCCTGGTGGAAAAACACGGCGGCACGATAACCGCCTATAATGCCCCTGCCGGCGGGGCCTGCGTAAAAATAACCCTACCGGCCATACCGGCACAGGAAGGTGGCAATCTTTGA